The following coding sequences are from one Epilithonimonas vandammei window:
- a CDS encoding restriction endonuclease subunit S, producing MSRYAQIGELIKSISKTHKFGKEKLIFLNTSDVLEGKILVNHYSQVSELKGQAKKTIQNGDILYSEIRPKNKRYAFVKNLKNPEDYVVSTKLMVLRNVSSKLNTDYLYHFLTSENSINYLQRKAEGRIGSFPQITFDILKNLNIHLPDLPTQQKIASVLSALDDKIELNNRINAELEAMAKTLYDYWFVQFDFPNAEGKPYKASDGKMVYNEILKREIPEGWEVKTVGDYCRSSGGFAFKSSWWTDNGTPVVKIKDIQEDYTINLSDLAFVDISDKNIDDKFKAKPGDVLIAMTGATVGKYAIVPYTEKPLYVNQRVGYFNLGIKPEKKLPFLINSLNQKYFRESVFTLASGAAQPNISNEQINNIQLLLPSKEIIELYNKVFEPYYSKILLNQKQNQELSSLRDWLLPMLMNGQVKVG from the coding sequence ATGAGTAGATACGCACAAATTGGCGAATTAATAAAATCAATATCTAAAACACACAAGTTTGGCAAAGAGAAATTAATTTTTCTGAATACATCTGATGTTTTGGAAGGAAAAATTTTAGTAAATCATTATTCACAAGTTTCAGAATTAAAAGGGCAAGCAAAAAAAACCATTCAGAATGGAGATATCTTGTATAGTGAAATTAGACCGAAAAATAAAAGATATGCCTTTGTAAAAAATTTAAAAAATCCAGAAGATTATGTAGTTTCAACAAAATTGATGGTTTTAAGAAATGTTTCATCAAAACTAAATACAGATTATTTATATCACTTTTTAACTTCTGAAAATTCTATAAATTATTTACAAAGAAAAGCAGAAGGAAGAATTGGTTCTTTTCCGCAAATAACTTTTGATATTCTAAAGAATCTTAATATTCATCTTCCGGACCTTCCAACCCAACAAAAAATAGCCTCTGTATTATCTGCATTAGATGATAAAATAGAACTCAACAACCGCATTAATGCAGAATTAGAAGCGATGGCAAAAACGCTGTATGATTATTGGTTTGTACAGTTTGATTTTCCAAATGCAGAAGGAAAACCGTATAAAGCAAGTGACGGAAAAATGGTGTACAACGAAATCTTGAAAAGAGAAATTCCTGAAGGGTGGGAAGTGAAGACGGTTGGAGATTACTGTAGATCTTCAGGTGGTTTTGCTTTCAAATCAAGTTGGTGGACAGATAATGGTACACCAGTAGTAAAGATAAAAGATATACAGGAAGATTATACAATTAATTTAAGTGATTTAGCATTTGTAGATATATCAGATAAAAATATTGATGATAAATTTAAAGCTAAACCAGGCGATGTTCTTATTGCAATGACTGGTGCAACTGTTGGAAAATATGCAATAGTTCCATATACTGAAAAACCTTTATATGTAAACCAGCGAGTAGGTTATTTTAATTTGGGAATTAAACCAGAAAAAAAACTTCCATTTTTGATTAATTCTTTAAACCAAAAATATTTTAGAGAATCTGTTTTTACTTTAGCATCTGGTGCAGCACAGCCTAACATCAGTAATGAACAAATTAATAATATCCAACTATTATTACCTTCAAAAGAAATTATAGAACTATATAATAAAGTTTTTGAACCTTATTATTCAAAAATATTGTTAAATCAGAAACAAAACCAAGAACTCTCATCGTTGCGAGATTGGCTCTTGCCAATGCTGATGAATGGGCAGGTGAAAGTGGGATAG
- a CDS encoding HsdM family class I SAM-dependent methyltransferase yields MTEIQFITQTKTLIDGLKSVCANYGLGNDASEFNIISQVFLYKYLNDKFIHEAKKHNEDLAKAEDFQKAYENLSEEDKKFLFFRIGNKAAKLQPEQLITYLFNNSNQPNFGDAIFDGTLRSISAENIDIYSVSSATGVKDKIFDDISLFIRDASQRDAFCRALLNKLVNVSFEKMFTEKYDFFATIFEYLIKDYNSDSGGKYAEYYTPHAVARIMAAILVNEEVKSAKVYDPSAGSGTLLMNIAHAIGEKNCTIYSEDISQKSANMLRLNLILNNLQHSIPNIIKGNTILQPAHLEKKFDYIVSNPPFKLDFSDYQADLTKDSFKERFFAGVPNIPKSKKESMAIYLLFIQHIMYSLDTKGKADIVVPTGFITAQSGIERKIREALIERNWLRGVVSMPSNIFASTGTNVSIVFIDKEADSENIVLVDASKLGQTIKEGKNQKTVLTATEEQRIVDAMNQKKAEEDFSVVVTKEEVMAKNYSFSAGQYFEVKIEYIEITAEEFAQKMQTYESNLSQLFAEGNELDKKILENLKGLKYE; encoded by the coding sequence TTTGTACAAATACCTGAACGATAAATTTATACACGAAGCCAAAAAACACAATGAAGATTTGGCGAAGGCTGAAGATTTTCAGAAAGCCTATGAAAACTTAAGTGAGGAAGACAAAAAATTTCTCTTCTTTAGAATAGGAAATAAAGCCGCCAAACTGCAACCCGAACAATTAATTACTTATTTGTTCAACAATTCTAACCAACCCAATTTTGGAGATGCCATTTTTGATGGTACGCTTAGAAGCATCAGTGCAGAGAATATAGATATTTATTCCGTGAGTTCTGCAACAGGTGTTAAAGATAAAATATTTGATGACATCAGTCTTTTTATTCGAGATGCTTCGCAACGTGATGCTTTTTGCCGTGCTTTACTCAATAAACTGGTGAATGTAAGTTTCGAGAAAATGTTTACCGAGAAATACGATTTCTTTGCCACCATTTTTGAATATCTCATTAAAGACTACAACAGTGATAGTGGTGGTAAATATGCAGAATATTACACGCCTCACGCTGTAGCCAGAATTATGGCAGCTATTCTCGTGAACGAAGAAGTAAAAAGTGCCAAAGTATATGATCCGAGTGCAGGTTCGGGAACTTTATTGATGAATATTGCACACGCTATTGGCGAGAAAAACTGCACCATTTATTCCGAAGATATTTCCCAGAAATCTGCCAATATGCTCAGATTGAATCTTATTCTGAATAACTTGCAACATTCTATCCCAAATATTATTAAGGGAAATACCATTTTGCAACCTGCACATCTCGAAAAAAAGTTCGATTATATTGTTTCTAATCCGCCGTTTAAATTAGATTTTTCAGATTATCAGGCAGACCTTACCAAAGACAGTTTTAAAGAACGTTTTTTTGCAGGCGTTCCCAATATCCCGAAAAGCAAAAAAGAATCGATGGCGATTTATTTGTTGTTTATTCAGCATATTATGTACAGTCTGGATACCAAAGGTAAAGCTGACATTGTAGTACCTACAGGTTTTATCACCGCACAAAGCGGGATTGAAAGAAAAATAAGAGAAGCACTGATAGAACGCAATTGGTTGCGAGGTGTAGTAAGTATGCCGAGTAATATTTTTGCCAGTACAGGTACCAATGTTTCTATTGTGTTTATAGACAAGGAAGCCGACAGTGAAAATATAGTTTTGGTAGATGCGTCTAAACTGGGACAAACCATCAAAGAAGGCAAAAACCAAAAAACGGTACTTACTGCCACAGAAGAACAACGCATTGTAGATGCGATGAACCAAAAGAAAGCCGAAGAAGATTTTTCTGTAGTGGTAACCAAAGAAGAAGTGATGGCTAAAAATTACAGCTTTTCTGCGGGACAATATTTTGAGGTGAAGATAGAATATATAGAAATTACCGCAGAAGAATTTGCACAGAAAATGCAAACTTATGAAAGTAATTTGAGCCAGTTGTTTGCAGAAGGAAATGAACTGGATAAGAAGATTTTGGAGAATTTAAAAGGGTTGAAGTATGAGTAG